A region of Clostridium acetobutylicum ATCC 824 DNA encodes the following proteins:
- a CDS encoding EF-Tu/IF-2/RF-3 family GTPase: MKKIILAALLVIMSISFTACGNSFEFKVTDVQKTNSEGTFAVGKVEKGTLSDGDVVTIKRDGKTIKSVKVQGMVNKDKDKDAKSITKGDNAYVGLGDIGEDDISINDILIKK, translated from the coding sequence ATGAAGAAAATTATTTTAGCAGCATTATTAGTAATTATGAGTATTAGTTTTACAGCCTGTGGAAATTCTTTTGAATTTAAGGTAACAGATGTACAGAAAACTAATAGCGAAGGAACATTTGCAGTAGGTAAAGTGGAAAAGGGAACTTTAAGTGATGGAGATGTAGTTACAATTAAAAGAGATGGTAAAACAATTAAGTCTGTTAAGGTTCAAGGAATGGTTAATAAGGATAAAGATAAAGATGCAAAATCAATTACTAAAGGTGATAATGCATACGTAGGACTTGGTGATATTGGAGAAGACGATATATCAATCAATGATATCTTAATAAAGAAATAG
- a CDS encoding cation diffusion facilitator family transporter, translating into MEKHSHEHHHHHDISSISKNKLFFVIIFNFIIALAEVIGGSISGSLSLISDALHNLSDTASLILSYVSIKISEKPKNKAKTYGYKRANILAAFINSAALIGISIFLGVQALEKLTSLKKINANIVIVVALIGLLGNFLSVIILKKGAEKSLNVRSSYLHMLSDAMASLAVIISGVFIKYFAIYWIDSVLTIFINMLILKSSYNILKESINILMQTTPVNLDMDDVKEQLLKIKEIKGVHHFHIWTLDENNIVLEGHIEIDDILVSETRAISDKIEHILNEDFHITHVVIQFESTSCEDNICKI; encoded by the coding sequence ATGGAGAAGCACAGCCATGAGCACCACCATCATCATGATATTTCATCCATAAGTAAAAATAAACTATTCTTTGTTATTATATTTAATTTTATTATTGCGTTAGCAGAGGTTATAGGAGGCTCAATTTCTGGAAGTCTTTCTCTTATTTCTGATGCGCTGCACAATTTAAGTGATACTGCCTCACTAATATTAAGTTATGTATCTATTAAAATATCAGAGAAACCAAAAAATAAAGCTAAAACCTATGGATATAAAAGAGCAAATATTTTGGCTGCTTTTATAAATTCAGCTGCGTTAATAGGAATTTCAATATTTTTAGGAGTTCAGGCACTAGAAAAGCTTACAAGTCTTAAAAAAATCAATGCAAATATAGTAATTGTAGTTGCTTTGATTGGTCTTTTAGGAAATTTTCTTAGTGTGATTATTTTGAAAAAAGGTGCGGAGAAAAGCTTAAATGTAAGATCCTCTTATTTACATATGCTAAGTGATGCTATGGCATCTTTAGCTGTAATAATTTCTGGAGTTTTTATAAAGTACTTTGCTATTTATTGGATAGATTCGGTTTTAACTATTTTTATAAATATGCTAATTCTTAAATCAAGTTATAATATTTTAAAGGAAAGCATCAATATTTTAATGCAGACAACTCCCGTGAACCTTGATATGGATGATGTTAAGGAGCAATTGTTAAAAATAAAAGAAATAAAGGGAGTGCATCATTTTCATATATGGACTTTAGATGAAAACAATATTGTTTTAGAGGGGCATATTGAAATTGATGATATATTGGTCAGCGAAACTAGAGCCATTAGTGATAAAATTGAACATATATTGAATGAAGATTTTCATATAACACATGTTGTGATACAGTTTGAAAGCACAAGCTGTGAAGATAATATTTGTAAAATTTAG